The following proteins are co-located in the Sandaracinaceae bacterium genome:
- a CDS encoding DNA replication/repair protein RecF, with amino-acid sequence MDERRPALRLTRLALRGWRNLADLDLSPGARFNVLGGDNGQGKSNLLEAIYYLGALKSFRLAGREDLIGRDRDQALVAARFDASPAPITTKVRLDRRKARALSFEGKRPRSTAAWVSSLQMVLFHPGDLALASGSPEGRRGFLDRILEQLDPTYARTLASYGKALRSRNRLLKREDGDRRGVTSYDALLASAGAVVGQCRARLIEELAPLAESAFEEVAGQELPLSVAYRPRVEPEVEAIREALARSLQKDFARGFTAEGPHGDDLSLTVHADRGARHHASQGQHRMMVLALKVAELEVLSRRVGRVPILLLDDVSSELDKTRNRRLFAYLDRLGGQVFLTTTHPELIRLEGSRTDLLVREGHVEAPEAPA; translated from the coding sequence ATGGACGAGCGAAGGCCGGCCCTGCGACTGACGCGGCTGGCTCTCCGCGGCTGGCGCAACCTCGCCGATCTCGATCTGAGCCCCGGGGCGCGCTTCAACGTGCTCGGGGGCGACAACGGGCAGGGCAAGTCCAACCTGCTCGAAGCCATCTACTACCTCGGGGCGCTCAAGAGCTTCCGCCTGGCGGGCCGCGAGGACCTGATCGGGCGGGACCGGGACCAGGCGCTGGTCGCCGCCCGCTTCGACGCGAGCCCCGCGCCCATCACGACGAAGGTGCGGCTCGATCGGCGCAAGGCCCGCGCGCTGTCGTTCGAGGGCAAGCGGCCCCGCTCCACCGCGGCCTGGGTCTCGTCGCTCCAGATGGTGCTCTTCCACCCGGGCGACCTCGCGCTCGCCAGCGGCTCCCCCGAGGGGCGGCGCGGGTTCCTCGATCGCATCCTCGAGCAGCTCGACCCGACCTACGCCCGGACCCTGGCCAGCTATGGCAAGGCTTTGCGGAGCCGTAACCGCCTCCTGAAGCGCGAGGACGGGGATCGCCGGGGGGTCACCTCATATGACGCGCTCCTGGCCTCTGCGGGCGCCGTGGTGGGCCAGTGCCGGGCTCGCCTGATCGAGGAGCTGGCCCCGCTCGCCGAGTCCGCCTTCGAGGAGGTGGCCGGTCAGGAGCTCCCGCTCAGCGTGGCGTATCGACCGCGAGTCGAGCCGGAGGTCGAGGCCATCCGCGAGGCGCTCGCCCGCTCGCTGCAGAAGGACTTCGCGCGCGGGTTCACCGCGGAGGGGCCGCACGGCGACGATCTCTCGCTGACGGTGCACGCCGATCGCGGCGCCCGTCATCACGCGTCGCAGGGGCAGCACCGGATGATGGTGCTCGCCCTCAAGGTGGCGGAGCTCGAGGTCCTCTCGCGGCGCGTGGGGCGCGTGCCGATCCTGCTCCTGGACGACGTCTCGAGCGAGCTGGACAAGACCCGCAACCGGCGCCTGTTCGCCTACCTCGACCGGCTGGGCGGCCAGGTCTTCCTCACCACCACGCACCCGGAGCTGATCCGCCTCGAGGGGAGCCGCACCGACCTGCTGGTCCGAGAGGGCCACGTCGAGGCGCCCGAGGCCCCGGCGTGA
- a CDS encoding efflux RND transporter permease subunit, with protein sequence MKRLYDSLPRWRRPVLVALALLSAALMSQIPELEAVFAPEELVPARPEEAALAERAFGGFTGREEPLLVVLEAPDALDPAVLGYLHTAARHFQSRPWAARVDGLTVTALPHAPRAEAVGLDELDEADPATDPETEDALSDIVGSEPTRFPMGLASLSRGAPALGPLVEGEDLDEAERAAIVEAVESGVLDRRLIDAERRVTQLVIAPRPMDEDAARAAVEETEAWLAGHSPPEGVMARVGGLPAVRVAMIEALEDDQVLLVGLAVMGSLIVLIIGFRSWAGVLLPLGAAGMTAGMTVGAMAWLGEPLNLLNNVVPPLLITIGLGDAVHLLVRHREELRRDPDRIAAARRTMRAMVGACFLTSATTAVGFGSLAISETGVLRRFGITAALGVMLAYLVTVLFLPAALPDFRVTVREPRPRMALETWIPRLAAAVSRRSGWVIGGSCALLLLSVATAGRLRVDSALLDQLPPDSDTARTAALLEDRLGGVRVLEVGLMGAPGRYRSAEGLRELDALERWLAEQPHVLRVSGAAGLTGSLWAWIDEGDDRPAALADDGRAQGLAALAAHSAPERWATYVSADGGRARVEVRLADAGERALNQLLDRAEARGRELPEAELVLGGEAVRSARGLERLVGELVVSLAAAVLIIFVLLGLLLRSVRLGLISVLPNVLPLTLTLAWMALRGIPLHAATAIVFTVSIGLAVDGTVHILARYREEISEGQGRMRGMILAMRGSGRAVVIGAMTLLLGFLALLFGSFVPIRLFAELSVVAIGTSLLAELILLPALLARFGPTEVTGRAMVRTKLEHSGEARSPYAR encoded by the coding sequence GTGAAGCGCCTCTACGACTCGCTCCCTCGATGGCGCCGGCCCGTCCTGGTGGCGCTGGCGCTCCTGAGCGCGGCGCTGATGAGCCAGATCCCCGAGCTCGAGGCCGTCTTCGCGCCCGAGGAGCTCGTCCCGGCCCGGCCCGAGGAGGCCGCCCTCGCCGAGCGCGCCTTCGGCGGGTTCACGGGGCGCGAGGAGCCGCTCCTCGTCGTGCTCGAGGCTCCGGACGCGCTCGACCCCGCGGTGCTGGGCTACCTGCACACGGCGGCGCGCCATTTTCAGAGCCGACCCTGGGCCGCGCGGGTGGACGGGCTCACGGTCACCGCGCTCCCGCACGCCCCCAGGGCCGAGGCGGTGGGACTGGACGAGCTCGACGAGGCAGATCCGGCGACGGATCCCGAGACCGAGGACGCGCTCAGCGACATCGTCGGCTCCGAGCCGACCCGCTTCCCGATGGGGCTCGCCTCGCTCTCTCGCGGCGCCCCCGCGCTCGGCCCGCTGGTGGAGGGCGAAGACCTCGACGAGGCAGAGCGCGCGGCCATCGTCGAGGCGGTCGAGAGCGGCGTGCTCGATCGGCGCCTGATCGACGCGGAGCGGCGCGTGACCCAGCTCGTCATCGCGCCCCGCCCGATGGACGAAGACGCGGCCCGCGCGGCGGTGGAGGAGACCGAGGCCTGGCTGGCTGGCCACTCTCCGCCGGAGGGCGTGATGGCGCGCGTCGGAGGCCTGCCGGCCGTGCGCGTGGCCATGATCGAGGCGCTCGAGGACGACCAGGTGCTGCTCGTGGGCCTCGCGGTGATGGGCAGCCTGATCGTCTTGATCATCGGCTTCCGCTCCTGGGCGGGGGTGCTCTTGCCGCTCGGCGCGGCGGGCATGACGGCGGGCATGACCGTGGGCGCCATGGCGTGGCTCGGCGAGCCGCTGAACCTGCTCAACAACGTCGTGCCGCCGCTGCTGATCACGATCGGGCTCGGCGACGCGGTGCACCTGCTGGTGCGTCACCGCGAAGAGCTCCGCCGGGACCCTGATCGCATCGCGGCAGCGCGTCGGACCATGCGCGCGATGGTCGGGGCGTGCTTCTTGACCTCGGCCACCACCGCGGTGGGGTTCGGCTCGCTCGCGATCAGCGAGACGGGCGTGCTCCGCCGCTTCGGGATCACCGCGGCGCTGGGCGTCATGCTCGCGTACCTCGTCACGGTGCTCTTCCTGCCCGCCGCCCTGCCGGACTTCCGGGTGACGGTCCGCGAGCCTCGCCCCCGCATGGCGCTCGAGACCTGGATCCCGCGCCTGGCCGCGGCCGTCTCGCGGCGCTCGGGCTGGGTCATCGGCGGCAGCTGCGCGCTCCTGCTCCTCTCGGTCGCCACGGCCGGTCGGCTCCGCGTGGACAGCGCGCTCCTCGACCAGCTCCCGCCCGACTCGGACACGGCCCGCACGGCGGCGCTCCTCGAGGACCGGCTCGGTGGGGTGCGGGTGCTCGAGGTCGGGCTGATGGGCGCGCCCGGTCGCTATCGCAGCGCGGAGGGGCTCCGGGAGCTGGACGCGCTCGAGCGATGGCTCGCCGAGCAGCCCCACGTCCTGCGCGTGAGCGGGGCGGCGGGGTTGACGGGCTCGCTCTGGGCCTGGATCGACGAGGGCGACGACCGGCCCGCCGCGCTCGCGGACGACGGCCGCGCGCAGGGCCTGGCCGCGCTCGCTGCCCACTCCGCGCCTGAGCGCTGGGCGACCTACGTCAGCGCAGACGGCGGGCGCGCGCGGGTCGAGGTGCGCCTCGCCGACGCCGGGGAGCGCGCGCTCAATCAGCTGCTCGACCGGGCAGAGGCGCGCGGCCGAGAGCTGCCCGAGGCGGAGCTGGTGCTGGGCGGCGAGGCGGTCCGCTCCGCGCGCGGGCTCGAGCGGCTGGTCGGCGAGCTGGTCGTGAGCCTCGCGGCGGCGGTCCTGATCATCTTCGTGCTGCTCGGCCTGCTCCTGCGCAGCGTCCGGCTCGGGCTGATCAGCGTCTTGCCCAACGTCCTGCCGCTGACGCTGACCCTCGCTTGGATGGCCCTCCGCGGCATCCCGCTGCACGCCGCGACGGCCATCGTGTTCACCGTCAGCATCGGCCTCGCGGTGGACGGCACCGTGCACATCCTCGCGCGCTACCGGGAGGAGATCTCGGAGGGGCAAGGTCGCATGCGGGGAATGATCCTCGCCATGCGCGGCAGCGGGCGCGCGGTGGTGATCGGCGCGATGACGCTGCTCCTCGGCTTCCTCGCGCTCCTGTTCGGATCCTTCGTGCCGATCCGTCTGTTCGCCGAGCTGTCGGTCGTCGCGATCGGCACGTCGCTCCTGGCGGAGCTCATCTTGCTCCCCGCGCTCCTCGCCCGCTTCGGGCCGACCGAGGTCACGGGCCGCGCGATGGTGCGCACCAAGCTCGAGCACTCGGGCGAGGCGCGGTCCCCCTACGCGCGCTGA
- a CDS encoding GGDEF domain-containing protein has protein sequence MAKRSTDDEVARTLQIDDGETLRHRALAAAAQVKRRPTLVVVLGEDVGRRARVRESALVVGRSHAVDLTLTDPRVSSRHCRIEDRGDGWALVELGSTNGTSVNGARVETEVALHPNDKVEVGDTVIRFELQDATDQAYDELVERLIDIDDLTGLYVRRRFDREVEELLRAARVKSQPLGMLVMDLDGLKGINDSHGHLFGAYVIAESGRLIGQTIPDGAIAARFGGDEFVAAFPAKGLGESQVIAEAILAAVLGHGYEKDGVTLAPGISIGVAAFPEHANDATALFRCADEAMYQAKREGKRRVCVCR, from the coding sequence GTGGCCAAGCGCAGCACCGACGACGAAGTCGCGCGTACCCTGCAGATCGACGACGGAGAGACGCTCCGCCATCGGGCGCTGGCCGCCGCCGCGCAGGTGAAGCGCAGGCCCACCCTGGTGGTCGTGCTGGGCGAGGACGTCGGCCGGCGCGCGCGGGTGCGAGAGTCGGCCCTCGTGGTCGGCCGGAGCCACGCGGTGGACCTGACCTTGACGGACCCGAGGGTCTCCTCGCGGCACTGTCGCATCGAGGACCGGGGCGACGGCTGGGCCCTGGTGGAGCTCGGCTCCACCAACGGGACGAGCGTCAACGGCGCCCGCGTCGAGACCGAGGTGGCGCTGCACCCCAACGACAAGGTCGAGGTCGGCGACACGGTGATCCGCTTCGAGCTCCAGGACGCCACCGACCAGGCCTACGACGAGCTGGTGGAGCGGCTGATCGACATCGACGACCTGACCGGTCTCTACGTCCGACGCCGCTTCGACCGCGAGGTGGAGGAGCTGCTCCGCGCCGCCCGCGTGAAGAGCCAGCCCCTCGGGATGCTCGTCATGGACCTCGACGGGCTCAAGGGCATCAACGACAGCCACGGCCACCTCTTCGGCGCCTACGTCATCGCCGAGAGCGGCCGGCTGATCGGGCAGACCATCCCCGACGGCGCCATCGCGGCCCGCTTCGGCGGCGACGAGTTCGTGGCCGCGTTCCCGGCCAAGGGGCTCGGCGAGAGCCAGGTCATCGCCGAGGCCATCCTCGCGGCGGTGCTGGGCCACGGCTACGAGAAGGACGGCGTCACGCTCGCGCCGGGCATCTCCATCGGGGTGGCCGCGTTCCCCGAGCACGCCAACGACGCCACGGCGCTCTTCCGCTGCGCGGACGAGGCGATGTACCAGGCGAAGCGCGAGGGCAAACGACGGGTCTGCGTCTGCCGATGA
- a CDS encoding phytoene desaturase, protein MAVLPHLRGVSDAHPFGSDVSWRQALDAAIDAFMKPNDRLRTSGDPIPVTEDSPTAVVIGAGLGGLAAAVRLGARGYRVTVVDRLDQPGGRARVFRDDYQGGTFVFDAGPTVITAPFMLEELWRLAGKRLEDDVELREVSPFYRIRFHDGEQFDYTGSADVMRSEIARFAPGDLAGYDAFLEHSERIFEIGFEKLAHVPFSSAVDMARIVPAMMRLENYRTVHSLVSKYIRDERLRQVFSFHPLLVGGNPYSCSSIYTLIAYLERKWKVWFAMGGTGEIVNGLVGLVEHLGGEVQLGKDVSEIVVEGGRATGLRFQDGTRLQADVVVSNADAAWTYRHLVKPEHRRIWPDWRLERSRYSMGLFVWYFGTKRRYEDVAHHTILLGPRYEELLDDIFSKKVLADDFSLYLHRPTATDPSMAPDGCDAFYVLSPVPHLDGGVDWSTQTEPYRKKIERYLSDTIMPGLEGEIVSSRTLTPKGFLEDYLAFKGAAFSLEPVLQQSAYFRPHNRSEDVDGLYLVGAGTHPGAGMPGVLSSARVLDTVVPDPVVPDPVVPDTVRRR, encoded by the coding sequence ATGGCCGTTCTTCCCCACCTGCGCGGCGTGTCCGACGCCCACCCTTTCGGTAGTGACGTGTCCTGGCGGCAGGCGCTCGACGCGGCGATCGACGCCTTCATGAAGCCCAACGACCGGCTGCGGACGTCGGGCGACCCCATCCCCGTCACCGAGGACTCTCCGACCGCGGTCGTCATCGGCGCGGGGCTCGGGGGGCTCGCGGCCGCGGTGCGGCTCGGGGCGCGCGGCTATCGCGTGACGGTGGTCGACCGGCTCGACCAGCCCGGCGGCCGGGCGCGCGTGTTCCGCGACGACTACCAGGGCGGGACCTTCGTCTTCGACGCCGGCCCCACGGTGATCACCGCGCCCTTCATGCTCGAGGAGCTGTGGCGGCTCGCGGGCAAGCGGCTCGAGGACGACGTGGAGCTCCGCGAGGTCTCGCCCTTCTATCGCATCCGCTTCCACGACGGAGAGCAGTTCGACTACACCGGCTCGGCCGACGTCATGCGGAGCGAGATCGCGCGCTTCGCGCCCGGCGACCTCGCGGGCTACGACGCGTTCCTCGAGCACAGCGAGCGCATCTTCGAGATCGGGTTCGAGAAGCTCGCGCACGTGCCCTTCAGCAGCGCGGTCGACATGGCGCGCATCGTCCCGGCCATGATGCGGCTCGAGAACTACCGCACCGTGCACAGCCTCGTGTCGAAGTACATCCGGGACGAGCGGCTGCGGCAGGTCTTCAGCTTCCACCCCCTGCTCGTGGGCGGGAACCCCTACAGCTGCAGCTCCATCTACACGCTGATCGCCTACCTCGAGCGCAAGTGGAAGGTGTGGTTCGCGATGGGCGGCACGGGCGAGATCGTCAACGGGCTGGTCGGCCTCGTCGAGCACCTCGGCGGCGAGGTGCAGCTCGGAAAGGACGTGTCGGAGATCGTCGTCGAGGGCGGGCGCGCCACGGGCCTGCGCTTCCAGGACGGGACCCGGCTCCAGGCGGACGTGGTGGTCAGCAACGCGGACGCCGCGTGGACCTACCGTCACCTGGTCAAGCCCGAGCATCGGCGGATCTGGCCCGACTGGCGCCTCGAGCGCAGCCGCTACTCGATGGGGCTCTTCGTCTGGTATTTCGGCACCAAGCGCCGCTACGAGGACGTCGCGCACCACACGATTCTGCTCGGCCCTCGTTACGAAGAGCTGCTCGACGACATCTTCTCCAAGAAGGTGCTCGCCGACGACTTCAGCCTCTACCTCCACCGGCCGACCGCGACCGATCCGTCGATGGCGCCCGACGGCTGCGACGCGTTCTACGTGCTCTCGCCCGTGCCGCACCTCGACGGCGGCGTGGATTGGTCGACCCAGACCGAGCCCTACCGCAAGAAGATCGAGCGCTACCTGAGCGACACCATCATGCCGGGCCTGGAGGGCGAGATCGTCAGCAGCCGGACCCTGACCCCGAAGGGCTTCCTCGAGGACTACCTCGCGTTCAAGGGCGCCGCGTTCTCGCTCGAGCCCGTGCTCCAGCAGAGCGCGTACTTCCGGCCGCACAACCGGTCCGAGGACGTCGACGGGCTCTACCTCGTCGGCGCGGGCACCCACCCGGGCGCCGGCATGCCGGGGGTGCTCTCGAGCGCCCGCGTGCTCGACACCGTCGTTCCGGACCCCGTCGTTCCGGACCCCGTCGTCCCGGACACCGTTCGTCGACGGTGA
- a CDS encoding phytoene/squalene synthase family protein yields MGAPQQMDAPEGDVEVIRACRAILGRGSKSFAAASRLLPARLRDPVACYYAFCRVSDDAVDESSDPRAALDALRGRLDRVYAGRPDAHPADRGLAWVVASHRVPRAPLDALLDGYLWDVEGRRYRDLSGVRAYSARVAASVGVVMTLLMGRREDYVLHRAADLGVAMQLTNIARDVGEDARAGRLYLPTAWLEAEGIDPDAWLRDPRFEPGVGVAVCRLLDHAAHLYRRADLGVPELPRDCRVAISGARHIYADIGRVIREQGHDSVRERAFTSGARKAMLLARAATERWREPDPFAAHPAPLPEITFLVEGVS; encoded by the coding sequence ATGGGGGCCCCACAGCAGATGGACGCGCCGGAGGGAGACGTCGAAGTCATCCGCGCTTGTCGCGCCATCCTCGGCCGTGGGAGCAAGTCGTTCGCGGCCGCCTCGCGCCTGCTCCCCGCGCGGCTGCGGGATCCCGTCGCCTGCTACTACGCCTTCTGCCGGGTGAGCGACGACGCGGTCGACGAGTCGTCCGACCCCCGGGCCGCCCTCGACGCGCTCCGCGGTCGCCTGGACCGCGTCTACGCCGGCCGGCCCGACGCACACCCCGCCGACCGTGGGCTGGCCTGGGTGGTGGCGTCCCACCGCGTGCCGCGCGCGCCGCTCGACGCGCTGCTCGACGGCTACCTCTGGGACGTGGAGGGCCGCCGCTATCGGGACCTCTCGGGCGTGCGCGCGTACTCGGCGCGGGTGGCCGCGAGCGTCGGCGTGGTGATGACCCTCTTGATGGGCCGCCGTGAGGACTACGTGCTGCATCGGGCGGCGGACCTCGGCGTGGCCATGCAGCTGACCAACATCGCGAGAGACGTCGGAGAGGACGCGAGGGCGGGCCGCCTCTATCTCCCCACCGCGTGGCTCGAGGCCGAGGGCATCGACCCGGACGCGTGGCTGCGCGACCCGCGCTTCGAGCCCGGCGTCGGGGTGGCGGTCTGTCGCCTCCTCGACCACGCGGCCCACCTCTATCGCCGCGCCGACCTCGGCGTGCCGGAGCTGCCCCGGGACTGTCGGGTCGCCATCTCGGGCGCACGCCACATCTACGCCGACATCGGGCGCGTGATCCGCGAGCAGGGTCACGACAGCGTGCGCGAGCGCGCCTTCACGTCCGGGGCCCGCAAGGCCATGCTGCTCGCCCGCGCCGCCACCGAGCGCTGGCGCGAGCCGGACCCTTTCGCGGCGCACCCAGCGCCGCTCCCCGAAATCACGTTTCTCGTCGAGGGCGTCTCTTGA
- a CDS encoding class I SAM-dependent methyltransferase, whose product MKQLHHRKRNVHRDFDVVASTYDLLTGMNPGYHRNLRQSAERLSIRRERPRLLDLCCGTGASTLALRASYPDAEIVGLDASAGMLRHARQKPELEGVTFVQGDATDPAAAGVEGPFDGVLMAYGIRNLPEPDLGISNLRAMLRPDARIVFHEYSVRDSRRARLKWDAVCYGVILPGGLITARESDIYRYLHRSVRDFDGVRAFEERLRRAGFVDVWTAPMDGWQRGIVHSFVARNPS is encoded by the coding sequence TTGAAGCAGCTACATCATCGCAAGCGTAACGTTCACCGCGACTTCGACGTCGTCGCCTCCACGTACGACCTGCTGACCGGGATGAACCCCGGCTATCACCGCAACCTCCGGCAGAGCGCCGAGCGGCTGTCGATCCGGCGGGAGCGGCCGCGGCTCCTCGACCTGTGCTGCGGCACGGGCGCGAGCACGCTGGCGCTCCGCGCGAGCTACCCGGACGCGGAGATCGTCGGCCTCGACGCGTCCGCGGGCATGCTGCGCCACGCGCGCCAGAAGCCGGAGCTCGAGGGCGTCACGTTCGTCCAAGGAGACGCGACCGATCCCGCCGCGGCGGGGGTCGAGGGTCCCTTCGACGGCGTGCTCATGGCGTACGGGATCCGCAACCTGCCAGAGCCGGATCTGGGGATCTCGAACCTGCGCGCCATGTTGCGCCCCGATGCGCGAATCGTCTTCCACGAGTACTCGGTGCGAGACTCCCGGCGCGCGCGCCTGAAGTGGGACGCGGTCTGCTACGGCGTGATCCTCCCGGGAGGGCTGATCACCGCACGTGAGAGTGACATCTACCGCTACCTGCACCGCAGCGTGCGGGACTTCGACGGGGTGCGCGCGTTCGAGGAGCGCCTCCGCCGCGCGGGCTTCGTGGACGTCTGGACGGCGCCGATGGACGGGTGGCAGCGCGGCATCGTGCACTCCTTCGTGGCGCGGAATCCGTCGTGA
- a CDS encoding FAD-dependent oxidoreductase, producing MSLLDNLGLGRREVRGVTRGTRDRVDDQTRVVVVGGGLAGVAAACVLAERGVSVTLLEKEDYLGGRVGAWTEKLPDGTPYEMERGFHGFFRQYYNLRNLLRRVDPDLARLRPLDDYPVLGPDGSMESFEGLPKTPPLNLMALLRRTQFVSLKDLRGVDQSKARLMLMFDPARTYADHDEVTARAYLDSLNFPERGRQMLFDVFSHSFFNPEAGMSAAEMLMMFHFYFLGNPEGLVFDVLDEPFSDALWKPFERYLSGLGVDVRLGTSVDSVEQSGHSCWRVHAGSETFDGEGLVLAVTVPALKSILTASPALQVAEGLAQSVESLDVTLPFAVWRLFLDRGANEERYPFAGTAGIGLIDNISLYEKFEGESRRWSMRTGGSVVELHAYACPHSDEDAIKEELLDGLHQLYPELADAEILHDTWLLRQDCPSFGPGSHGVRPRVATPFGNVVLAGDFVKMPFPTALMERAASSGMLAANHLLDRWDVRGESLFSIPPRGFMSRLPLR from the coding sequence GTGAGCCTCCTCGACAACCTGGGCCTGGGCCGGCGCGAGGTGCGCGGCGTGACGCGCGGGACCCGCGACCGGGTCGACGATCAGACGCGCGTGGTGGTCGTCGGAGGCGGCCTCGCGGGCGTCGCGGCGGCGTGCGTGCTCGCCGAGCGCGGCGTGAGCGTGACCTTGCTGGAGAAGGAAGACTACCTCGGCGGGCGGGTCGGCGCGTGGACGGAGAAGCTCCCCGACGGAACGCCCTACGAGATGGAGCGCGGCTTCCACGGGTTCTTCAGGCAGTACTACAACCTGAGAAACCTCTTGCGCCGCGTGGATCCGGATCTCGCCCGGCTGCGGCCGCTCGACGACTACCCGGTGCTCGGCCCCGACGGCTCGATGGAGTCGTTCGAGGGGCTGCCCAAGACGCCGCCGCTCAACCTGATGGCGCTCCTGCGGCGCACGCAGTTCGTCAGCCTGAAAGATCTTCGCGGCGTCGATCAGTCCAAAGCGCGGCTGATGCTGATGTTCGACCCGGCGCGCACGTACGCCGACCACGACGAGGTCACCGCGCGCGCCTACCTCGACTCGCTCAACTTCCCCGAGCGCGGTCGGCAGATGCTCTTCGATGTCTTCTCGCACTCGTTCTTCAACCCCGAGGCGGGGATGAGCGCGGCGGAGATGTTGATGATGTTCCACTTCTATTTCCTCGGGAACCCCGAGGGGCTCGTCTTCGACGTGCTGGACGAGCCGTTCAGCGACGCGCTCTGGAAGCCCTTCGAGCGCTACCTCTCGGGGCTCGGCGTCGACGTGCGCCTCGGGACGTCCGTGGACTCGGTCGAGCAGTCGGGGCACTCGTGCTGGCGTGTGCACGCGGGCTCCGAGACCTTCGACGGCGAGGGCCTCGTGCTCGCGGTGACGGTGCCGGCGCTGAAGTCGATCCTCACCGCTTCGCCCGCGCTCCAGGTGGCCGAGGGCCTCGCGCAGTCCGTCGAGTCGCTCGACGTGACGCTCCCGTTCGCGGTGTGGCGGCTCTTCCTGGACCGGGGCGCCAACGAGGAGCGCTACCCGTTCGCGGGCACGGCGGGCATCGGGCTCATCGACAACATCTCCCTGTACGAGAAGTTCGAGGGCGAGAGCCGCCGCTGGTCGATGCGCACGGGGGGCTCGGTGGTGGAGCTGCACGCGTACGCGTGTCCGCACTCGGACGAGGACGCGATCAAGGAGGAGCTCCTCGACGGGCTCCACCAGCTCTACCCCGAGCTCGCGGACGCCGAGATCCTCCACGACACCTGGCTGCTCCGGCAGGACTGTCCGTCCTTTGGCCCCGGCTCCCACGGGGTGCGCCCGCGCGTGGCGACGCCGTTCGGCAACGTGGTGCTGGCGGGGGACTTCGTGAAGATGCCCTTCCCCACCGCGCTGATGGAGCGCGCTGCGTCGAGCGGCATGCTCGCCGCCAACCACCTGCTCGATCGCTGGGACGTGCGCGGCGAGAGCCTCTTCTCGATCCCGCCGCGCGGCTTCATGTCCCGCCTGCCGCTGCGCTGA
- a CDS encoding DUF5914 domain-containing protein, which yields MARFVLFGRDPAQEGGATEASNDRPDWAQANPARIERSLRHALAKPSGGWAVLDASDRISAPRGFTVGGEELVAWRTKDGTLRVAPEACPHMGASLCDGEVDDAGRIVCPWHGLALGDRARGDWEPRIAHDDGVLAWVRLPQLLAPDERFTGAPILAARPDTFLSGVVRMEARCEPRDILANRLDPWHGAHYHPHSFLRLSVIDEDVSQLTVRVVYKVLGPLAMEVDARFDCPDPRTIVMTILRGDGVGSVVETHATPIDAGRTAVIEATLATSDRMLFPLFRTLGALARPMIERRAARLWVEDRAYAERTYALRTRDERRQHDEERSSKRLRVVNR from the coding sequence ATGGCACGCTTCGTTCTCTTCGGCCGAGACCCCGCCCAGGAAGGGGGCGCGACCGAAGCCAGCAATGATCGCCCGGACTGGGCGCAGGCCAACCCGGCCCGCATCGAGCGCAGCCTCCGCCACGCGCTCGCCAAGCCGTCGGGCGGCTGGGCCGTGCTGGACGCGAGCGACCGCATCTCGGCGCCGCGCGGCTTCACCGTGGGCGGCGAGGAGCTGGTCGCGTGGCGCACCAAAGACGGAACCCTCCGCGTGGCGCCCGAGGCGTGCCCGCACATGGGCGCCTCGCTCTGCGACGGAGAGGTCGACGACGCGGGCCGGATCGTCTGCCCGTGGCACGGCCTCGCCCTCGGCGACCGCGCGCGTGGGGACTGGGAGCCGAGGATCGCGCACGACGACGGCGTGCTCGCGTGGGTGCGCCTGCCCCAGCTGCTCGCGCCCGACGAGCGCTTCACCGGCGCGCCGATCCTCGCTGCACGCCCGGACACTTTCTTGTCGGGCGTGGTCCGCATGGAGGCGCGCTGCGAGCCGCGCGACATCCTCGCCAACCGGCTCGATCCGTGGCACGGCGCGCACTATCACCCGCACTCCTTCTTGCGGCTGAGCGTGATCGACGAGGACGTCTCGCAGCTGACGGTGCGCGTCGTCTACAAGGTGCTCGGGCCGCTCGCGATGGAGGTCGACGCGCGCTTCGATTGCCCCGATCCCCGCACCATCGTCATGACGATCCTCCGCGGCGACGGAGTCGGCTCGGTGGTCGAGACGCACGCCACGCCGATCGACGCCGGCCGCACCGCGGTGATCGAGGCGACGCTCGCCACGAGCGACCGGATGCTCTTCCCGCTCTTCCGCACGCTGGGCGCGCTCGCGCGACCGATGATCGAGCGGCGCGCGGCGCGGCTCTGGGTCGAGGACCGCGCGTACGCCGAGCGCACCTACGCGCTCCGCACGCGTGACGAGCGCCGCCAGCACGACGAAGAGCGCAGCTCCAAGCGCCTGCGCGTCGTCAATCGGTAG
- a CDS encoding MmcQ/YjbR family DNA-binding protein: MDDPLLQRVRALIEALPETSEKLSHGAPMFWGGRKTFACFHAGGYDDGRRGVWIKADDGVQGELIESDPDRFYRPKYMGPSGWVGVRLEGDVDWEQVRVLLEDGWRLVVPKRAIRALEERG; this comes from the coding sequence ATGGACGACCCCCTGCTCCAGCGCGTTCGCGCCCTCATCGAGGCGCTGCCCGAGACCTCCGAGAAGCTCTCCCACGGCGCGCCGATGTTCTGGGGCGGCCGGAAGACCTTCGCGTGCTTCCACGCCGGCGGCTACGACGACGGACGGCGCGGGGTCTGGATCAAGGCCGACGACGGCGTGCAGGGCGAGCTGATCGAGAGCGACCCCGACCGCTTCTACCGGCCGAAGTACATGGGCCCGAGCGGCTGGGTGGGCGTGCGCCTCGAGGGCGACGTCGACTGGGAGCAGGTGCGCGTGCTGCTCGAGGACGGCTGGCGGCTGGTGGTACCAAAGCGCGCGATCCGGGCGCTGGAGGAGCGGGGCTGA